The following is a genomic window from Vitis vinifera cultivar Pinot Noir 40024 chromosome 6, ASM3070453v1.
AACCCCATATCCCTCCTCAAACCAACTGAACAGATGTGTACATAGGAAGAAAGATCATCTTTGGAATACCCAATACTACCTAGCTTTTTACTAGCAATGCTTGCTGACATATAACACATTTTGGGTTTGAGAGATGAGAATCATACCATGCTCTGGTTTATATCTTAATCTCAAAGAACAATCATCGGTGATTAATCAATCCAAAAATAGAGACTAACCTCAGCAAATACTGCAACAATTTGAGGAAGGTATTGATTGTTAGGTCCCAGAAGTTCCCTATCTGACCTGTAGATAAATGAAAAAGACATGCCTCAGCTTAATCTTGTATGGGGTAGATATACCACACCATAGGAAACAGATAGGAGAATGGATgcataaaagtaaaaaactttTTAAGTCCTTACATTTCAACCATTGAACAAAGTTGGTCATGAACAACTTTGGCCTCGATCAAATCACCCTTTATTGGCAAGCAACTCAACCAGGCAGGAACAACCTGTCAAATACCACACAATTTAAGACAGAGGAAAGGCCAACAAAGTTAAATATGGTAGAAAAGAACAAGACTAGCTAATGACGTATACATGGCTTCCTCTAAAGTGATGGCAAGCTTCCATTCATCTAAATAAGACTCCTAAAAGGCCTCAGTTTCTAATATTTAATCttctttcatctttttatttttccctctttCAGCTTCATCACCTTTACCTTTTTTTCTGCACAGCTCTACACTTTCAACACTTAATCAGCAGTTGCTTTTTAAATCATTAACCCTAAGTCTCATTTCCATACAATCCTACCTTTGTGAAACCCCAAATTTTCCTTGCGGAACTAAAATTATCCACTCTACAATATAGGGTCAAAGAGccaaaagaaataattttttttaaggccCACAAGCCATCAAAAGTAGATACCATTCTAAACCTCAGCCAATCCCTCCATAGATCCCCAAAACCAAAACCCTGGCCTGCTGATATTTGATTGTAGGCAGCCTTATTCCTAGAACACACTATAAGGAATGTTCTACACCGTCACCACTTCTGCAACATGCACACATTGAATCAACTTGTTGATATTTTCCAATGTTCTGTACAGCCAATTTTTTAGGCAATTTTGTTGGAATACATGAGTAGATGATGACAAAATATAATCAACCTGTGCTTAGATATGATATGGTTGAGAAAAGTGAAACTACCTGAGCTGAATCAATACTGTCACGATGAAACTGGCAAATTTTTCCTAGAGCAGAAACAGCATTATCATATGCCATTACATTATCTGGTTGCAGTGCATTAGGATGCCGTATTACGACATTTAGCCTTGAAAGAGCCTCTGAACAAGGCAACTAAGAACTGTTAGTTAAAGGACAATAGCAAAAGAAATTAACTTCCCAACAATGTGCAAGTAGAACATACCTCCAACAAGAGGTTTAAATGCAGCACCCCCGAACTCTGCACAAACACCAAGTCCGTATACAGCTGcctgaaaataaaattcatgtaGGACAGATGAGAATTTCAGCAACTTTGGGGGAAAAACCACTACAATGTAATCATGCAGACCTGCCGAACATCTGAATTATCATCATTGCAAGCTTCCAAGAGGAAAGGAAGATATGTATCATAATATCTGTTCCAACCACATTTAGAACAATTACATCGCATAAACAGCCAAAACTGCAACCAAAATTACAAAGTAAAAGTCCTAGGGGTATATTCACTTACTTAAGAGCCGCTTCACGACATTGCTCTGCAACATCATCAAAGATGCAGATTGCAATCCTTCTCTCTTCGGCTGTTTTATCTTTGCCCTggataaaatcatttaaaaatgaatgaTGCTGCAAGTCAAGCTGCTTCACAGAATTCAacattgaaaaattggaaaaaacaaTACACAGCAAAAaatggaccaaaaaaaaaatggattctCTTGCAACAGAGACTATTATTAACTTGAACATTTTGCTGATCAAGGGGATTGTAATTCAGTTTCATGCATAACCAGTTAGAATATTTCCTGTGCTTAAGGACCTATGTCAAAAAccaaaagaagacaaaaataatAGGGTGGAATACTATAGGATAAAGTGAATGCTACTTTGATTTCTCCCTCATCTCTCACAATCTAATTATAAATTCAAATGTCCAACTAaccttattataaattttacaCATGATAACACTACAGCCAAGTAAAATGGGTTTGAATAAATAAACCACAATCCTAAAAGCTCTCCCTATAATCTTCTACTTCTATCTCCATGTCTTACAACTCTTTGATCACCTCATATACTCTCTTCATTTTTCCATATTCCATGTTGACTGTGCATGTGCCACTACTTCTAGTAACAACTAAAGAATATAAGCTTGGCACCCTAATCAAGTTTTGTGTACTTTGGCGTGCCTTAATTTCAGCCTTTTTGTATTTTACCctttcatatttataaattttatttcgcatgtgcctattaaaaaaaaaaaaaaaaggccttaGCACAAAGGGAGGGGCAATTTGTAGTAGAACTTACCCACATAGGTGTGAGATATGAAGCTAACTCATCAAAGAATGGCAAGAAAGATGCCTTGAATGTCTTGATCAAAGTTCCCAAAATTTCACCCACCTGGATCAGAAGTTAGTTTGTGAGGCCAAACATAGACATAGTAGAAACTTCCTTGACACATAAATGACAGgcataaaagcaaaaaaaaaatgctaataatATGTTGAATATCATAAATGGTAGAAAGACAAACTTGATCAAAAACTTCTTCTTCttgctcattttcttctttgagcAATTCTCCCTCCTCAGCATCAAAGTCCTCAGCTTTGGTCCTCTCtgctctctctctttttctacTTGAGCTAGCTGTAATCACCTGTTTTATCTCATCCACAATAGATCTCACTTGGCTTTCATCTAGAATTCGTCCAGATATCTGAAAGAAGAGCAACAAAGTTCATGAGATATAATCATAGACATCAATCAAATGCAGCTGGGGGAAAACACACAATCAGCAATCAGTAGGAAGCGATACAAGTGAAATATTCAGAAAATTCAAGTTGTGATAAATTATAAAGACCAAAGCTTTATCTCAAGCCAGTTCAAGATCCTGAATGATTTCCCTACTTTTTTGACCCAGAACCTCACATACTAAGAGGAAAAGACATAGGCCAGtataaggaaaaattaggtATATTGGTCTCTAACAACTCGAACCATCCTTTTCCAACTGAAAAATAGTTTcattaaaaaccaaaaggagCAATAAGTAGTCCTGGTGAAAAAGAAGTGAGGGTATAGATTATTAGATATACATGGAAATTTCAGTTTTTTATATGGTGAAATCCTAATTATTCACTACAATTATTCTGAACCAATATTCCTAAAGCAACTAAACATATGCTTTCTCTTAGTAGGCCTCAACGCCTCAAACACATCATATTGGGGGTGCTTGAGGGTGTGCTAAATGATTTGACACAAGGGATACAGCTACTCTAACACATTGCTACCCTGAGAATATTAGAAAAACtccaaattaattatttgtaatTCAGAATGAACTCAGAGAGACACAGCAGGCTATAATCATATACAATTAAGTTTGTGATCCAAAAATAGGCATATCGTTTCATCCCCATTATAAGCTATGACAAACCTGCAAGCATTCATTTAGTGCATCTAGCATACTTGCGCATATTTCTGTATCAGGTTCCTGCAATCCAATTCCAAACCAGATACttcataagtaaaaaaaatacccAGCATAACATGGAGAAAATCTGGCACATAATGCATTAGAAAATAACAACCACCAATCACCTTATGCAAAGCTTCCACCAAAGCTGGTATTATATAGTCAGACAATTGCTTAACATATGACTCATTACGACCTTGAGCTAGACCTTTCTCCACAGCTAATTTTGCTGAACGCAGTAGCTCTGGCATGGCTGGAAACAGAAATAATCGTTTCACATTGAGAAAACTTGGAAAATTCCCAATAATTTTGGGGGGGAAGAACAAGAAGTTTGTACCAGAAACAGCAGCTTTCCTAACTTCTTCgtggaaataaaatttgagaagtGGAACTAAAGTTGGAGCAACCTGCACCACAAATGAATACGGTCAATGGCATTTtcatttatgttttatgataagAAGCCTAAAAGGAGAAAATCCATATATGATGCATCATGACCAACCTGATCAATCCATGGAAAGAACCCTTCCTTCAACTCATCGGCATAGCAACATAGCATGTTGCAAGCGGTGGCTTTCTCCTCCAGGACACTAGTCTTGATCCCTATTCGTTTATCCCCAAGAGTAATGGTCTCCATACTGCAATGAACAAAAAAACTGTCAGCAAAATCCCAAATATCCTTCAGCAACAATGATCCTATGGCTAAACAACACTCTATTGCCCTTGCTCTAGATAGTAACATTGATAACAATAAAACATCTTAATTAAATGGCGATGATAGTGGggtgaaaattcatttttaaaggaaaaggaTATTAAATGAAAGCTATGATAGAAAGCCAGGAGAAAGCACTCTTTTTTATAGAATTATGTTAATCAAATTAAACAAACCTTAGCAAGAATGGGCAATGGAAAAACTTGATATAAAGGAGTGCTCTGAGTGTCAAGCACAGGCATGCATGAACACTCACAGCAAGTGTCTGCATTGCAAGTCATGACTGAGGTTGTCTTCTTTCACCGATGAGAGAGAAAATACTTGATGATTTGAAtcttaaattgactttaatcTAAGAGTTTCCTACTCTACAAGTACTCAACATTCTTGAACTTCCAGTTGATATCAAATGAACtgcaggaaagaaaaaaaaaaacaaacctttCATCATCAGATTCTTCGATTTCATTGTCTGAATCAGCAGATGTAATGGTTACATCAGGTTTAAGTTGAGCAGATTGAAGCAAAGGGGGCATGACAACACTCATGTAAGGGAGGAAGTCTTGTCCCAGGCACTTGCAGAGTCTGGCCCAAGCCTGCAGcaataattaaatattcatcACACAAAGAAGTGAAACAAGTGGAAGATATAAAAGTGATCCACACATTATAATTCACAAGCATACTTGTAGCATGTAGCTTGTTGTTGGGTCATCTGTCTCCATTTGAGATCCTTGCAATGACATAAGTACTTCCATAACCTTGCATGATAAAGCAGAACAAAGATAAAATCTGAGTCAAAAGAGTGAAATTATCTTGCTGTCTTGTAAACCAAAAGGCATggcaaaataaaaagatattccATTGATCTAGCATTAAACCAATAGGTTGTGAAGTTCAGATTTCGAAATCGCAACCCACAATGGAAAAACAAATATGTAATTAGAACCATTACATTCTAACAAGTTCAAATGGAAAAATCAAACTGGGGGAAGAATCTAAGGGGGGGAATGATTCAAAGATCAAGAGATTTCATCCCCATGaataaaaacaatcaaatagACACCAACACAGGcataaatacatatataaatatatacatatatgtatatatatatataattaaaatgaaaatttgagatGTAACTTACCTGCTTTGCATCATCCCTGAACTTATCTTTTCCAACAGCCATGCCAACCAAACTGATGCACTCCATGGCTTTGGCACGAAGCATGCGGTTAGACTTGTCAGTGGCATTCATCAATATTGCTTTTAGGTAAGGCATAACTGCATCATAGTATTTTTGGAAATGTTCCTATTGATACTCAAAAGTGTTAGGCTGCTCATTTATAAGAAAACCATAATGGaagcatattttaaaatatataataccTGAGATGAATCAGCAACAGACGCTAAAGCAGTCAAGGCCCCCTCTTGCACCATTTGTTTTCCATTCTGGAtaacaacataatataaaattaaggataaagaTGTTATCCACAGGGTTTACATTACTGCATCTACTTGAATGTTTGTATTGTGGAAATGGTGGTGATTCTTCTCTTGTCATACCTGTAGAAGTACTAGTAATTTGCCAACAATTCCATCTAAATATGGCGTTAAAATATCTGGAGTGCAGTTCTCACTGAAGTTGAGCACAGCTGAAGCAGCATGTGCCTGTAGAAATTCGAACAACAATGGAAAACCATTATTAACTatcattcaaagtaaagaacgagaaaattaaaaataaaataatcttgAGCACTGAGCCACTGAAGCAAAATGCAATTGTTTGTTCAACAAAAAATGTAGCCAATTGATTGAAGGTTTAACATGCACACAAAATAATGTTAAGTATAAAGCAGGGTGTGGGGTCAGGAAGAAAACCACTTatgtcaaaagaaaaaagaaccgtaaaaatttttttcaatgtaaatatcaaaaactattttaaaaaaaaaatccttcacAGTCAGAAGTTTGCTGTAgaattctatataaatatttgactACAAATCTAATAACTCAGAAGATGGATATTTAGCACATATTTGAAAGTCAATACATAAACCAATATTTAAAAGAcatatagaaaacaaaatatgggGCAGAAAGACTAAATTGGCAGCCAAGTCttttataataaagaaaatggaaaacagATTTAGAAGAGATCAGAACACGAATATGTGGTTCATTCCTTGTTAAGGGGGAGCGGAATGCAAGGACTCCTTCAAAAGTGGGCTGACATGAGGAGTGTATGAAGAGATTGTTACAACGGACCACTTTATGAAGAAAGATCATTGTTGCCCGTGCAACCTCAACAAGGAATTGTCCAACGAGATCCTAATTCATTGTGGTAAAACTAGTATTCCCTCTACAATCTCATGGATGATCCCTTGGCTGGTGAAGATGGTTTTAATTAGTTGGCAGGGAGTTTTTTGGGCAAGAAGAGTAAAAGGAAGTGGAGAACAGCCTCCTTGTCTTGGAGCATATTGCATGAGTGGAGTTACAAAATCTGTAAGAATTGAACCCTTAAGATTAAGCTGTGAAAGAGTCTTTTCTCAGATCTTTGTTCGAGGCATCCTTCAGGGTCATTATCCATCTTTCATTTATTGTTTAGTGAGGAGTTAGATAGGCCTTTTATCTTCTTTTCTAGCAATTTGACACCCTTTTATAATTCCCGTGTTCATGGTGTACTTCCCTTTTTGCTAGGCGCcttctaataaaattttattttcctattaacAAAAAAGTCACAGCTACAACCAAAATCTCTAGCAACCAATTCCCTAATGAATGACCTACCTAATTCTAtgtaatttatttgataaagtCATATTGGTTCTAACATGTTCAATCACCATGGCAATCCAACCTGAAGTTTGATATATTAAGGCATAAAACAAATTTATGATGCAATTAACTAGATcttcaaaaaaggaaataatgaataaataaataaacaaaaaaagttaCTTCCAGCATAACATGCACT
Proteins encoded in this region:
- the LOC100265730 gene encoding uncharacterized protein LOC100265730 codes for the protein MDPESTQLQQAQLAAILGPDPGPFETLISHLMSTSNDQRSHAELLFNLCKQSDPNSLSLKLAHLLQFSPHIEARAMAAILLRKQLTRDDSYLWPRLSASTQSSLKSILLGCIQREDAKSISKKLCDTVSELASSILPENGWPELLPFMFQCVTSDSAKLQEAAFLIFAQLAQYIGETLVPHIKHLHSVFLQSLTSSSSSDVKIAALSAAINFIQCLSSSADRDRFQDLLPAMMRTLTEALNCGQEATAQEALELLIELAGTEPRFLRRQLVDVVGSMLQIAEAESLEEGTRHLAVEFVITLAEARERAPGMMRKLPQFISRLFAILMKMLLDIEDDPAWHSADSEDEDAGESSNYSVGQECLDRLAISLGGNTIVPVASELLPAYLAAPEWQKHHAALIALAQIAEGCSKVMIKNLEQVVTMVLNTFQDPHPRVRWAAINAIGQLSTDLGPDLQVQYHQRVLPALAASMDDFQNPRVQAHAASAVLNFSENCTPDILTPYLDGIVGKLLVLLQNGKQMVQEGALTALASVADSSQEHFQKYYDAVMPYLKAILMNATDKSNRMLRAKAMECISLVGMAVGKDKFRDDAKQVMEVLMSLQGSQMETDDPTTSYMLQAWARLCKCLGQDFLPYMSVVMPPLLQSAQLKPDVTITSADSDNEIEESDDESMETITLGDKRIGIKTSVLEEKATACNMLCCYADELKEGFFPWIDQVAPTLVPLLKFYFHEEVRKAAVSAMPELLRSAKLAVEKGLAQGRNESYVKQLSDYIIPALVEALHKEPDTEICASMLDALNECLQISGRILDESQVRSIVDEIKQVITASSSRKRERAERTKAEDFDAEEGELLKEENEQEEEVFDQVGEILGTLIKTFKASFLPFFDELASYLTPMWGKDKTAEERRIAICIFDDVAEQCREAALKYYDTYLPFLLEACNDDNSDVRQAAVYGLGVCAEFGGAAFKPLVGEALSRLNVVIRHPNALQPDNVMAYDNAVSALGKICQFHRDSIDSAQVVPAWLSCLPIKGDLIEAKVVHDQLCSMVEMSDRELLGPNNQYLPQIVAVFAEVLCAGKDLATEQTISRMINLLRQLQQTLPPSTLASTWSSLQPQQQLALQSILSS